The Lactuca sativa cultivar Salinas chromosome 2, Lsat_Salinas_v11, whole genome shotgun sequence genome includes the window CAGCTATCAATGCTAACCTGGCTGCCCTTGCCACCAATTTCCCAAAAAAGTATGATGATGTGGTCTCTATAGCAGTTGAATTCAAACCCTCGACATCTTTCACAAGAGCATCAATGATTTGAGGATATGATTCTTGTTTAACTCCTTTGATTGAATGCCAGGTTATAGAAACGGGGTCAGTTTCCAACACCCATGAATCTCCAATAACACCCACAAGATCACCATCCATACTCCTGTATTTAAGATCATCAACAACTTTAACTGAACAGTTGTCAAGAAGACGAAGATGGAGAGGGTTTGCTAACATTAACAGATCCCCCCAACCTTTCTTCTCAAATTTATATTCAACgcaaaatggttttgtaaacacggCATGGCCAGAAACCGGATAACAAGAACTGAATCTATCAAGAACGGATTCGAATTCAGAATCCAGGTTTGGCAATATAGCGATGCGTATTATACCACAAAACTTATCGGATGAAATGGTGGACAAATCATGGGTCAAACTGATGGGCGTTGACGAATACAGAACCCATGTTTGACCATTATTCAGATTGATCTTGAACTTGGTTTTAGAAGAATTGGGAACAACATCAAGAATTGCGTGGATAGTCGAAATGGATAATGCGACATTTTGCAATACTTGGCATGTCAAGAAGGGGCTGCCTCTAACGAGAAAGAATCTCAAACTGGGTTGAATGTCCAAAGTGACGCTGAGATCATTGAAGGAAGATATGGTATGGGTTTGATTCGGATTCGGGTTATTCAAAACCGATATGGTAAGATCAGCTGTAAAAATTTGATATGTGAAAGCAGAGTTGGAAAACAGCGATGGgtaagagagagaaagtgaggaTAGAGAGGACTTGATAAGATACGGGTGGATGTATTCGGGTTGATCGCCATTTTTGAGGACAAAGTTTTGAAAAAATGAGTTTGTGGGGAGAGGGGATGAGAGGAGGTGAGGCGAGAAGAAAGAGGAGGGGTCAGGTAGGACGGTGGACAAGGTTTCCGGGAATGTGAAAGGGTGGTTCGAGTGGCGGTTCATGGCGGCGGGTGGTGGTTCAGGTGGAAGAGATGAATTAAAATGTCGTGTGGTGTGGGTTTTATATAAGTTTTCTTCAAGGGTTTGATGACCATTTTTACTTCGCTGAACTTTCAACGCCATATCAGAGTGGGCTAAGTTTCCAACTaaaagaattaaataaaacacataaaaataaagaaaattgatGGAAATAAATACCATTGTATCAAAATTTACGACTTATCAAAAAGACATTTACAAAGAAAGTTGTCCGCTTTTATAGATACTTTTAGAACACGTATAgtttaataatttaatatatcTCAGCTCCCTACAAGCGACCTGCTGTAACC containing:
- the LOC111876675 gene encoding probable endo-1,3(4)-beta-glucanase ARB_01444 — encoded protein: MVFISINFLYFYVFYLILLVGNLAHSDMALKVQRSKNGHQTLEENLYKTHTTRHFNSSLPPEPPPAAMNRHSNHPFTFPETLSTVLPDPSSFFSPHLLSSPLPTNSFFQNFVLKNGDQPEYIHPYLIKSSLSSLSLSYPSLFSNSAFTYQIFTADLTISVLNNPNPNQTHTISSFNDLSVTLDIQPSLRFFLVRGSPFLTCQVLQNVALSISTIHAILDVVPNSSKTKFKINLNNGQTWVLYSSTPISLTHDLSTISSDKFCGIIRIAILPNLDSEFESVLDRFSSCYPVSGHAVFTKPFCVEYKFEKKGWGDLLMLANPLHLRLLDNCSVKVVDDLKYRSMDGDLVGVIGDSWVLETDPVSITWHSIKGVKQESYPQIIDALVKDVEGLNSTAIETTSSYFFGKLVARAARLALIAEEVCYLDVIPKIRKYLKDTIEPWLNGTFGSNAFLYDKSWGGIITKQGSTDTGADFGFGVYNDHHFHIGYFLYGIAVLAKIDPIWGRKYRAQAYSLMADFMTLGRGGNSKYPRLRCFDLWKLHSWASGLTEFADGRNQESTSEAVNAYYSAALMGLAYGDTHLVAVGSLLTAMEIHASQTWWHVREDDTIYAADFTKENRVVGVLWANKRDSGLWFAPAEWKECRLGIQVLPLLPITEVLFSDVRFVRQLVEWTLPALEREGVGEGWKGFVYALEGVYEKQIALEKMRSLTGYDDGNSLTNLLWWIFSRDDDDDDAGEDGGRHCWFGRYCH